A region of the Lycium barbarum isolate Lr01 chromosome 1, ASM1917538v2, whole genome shotgun sequence genome:
tatataattattaattaatatattttcaagaaacaatatgTATCTGAAATATTTAATTTAGTATTATTTATAAAAGCATATATATTGACACAAAtattaacttttatttttaatatttaatcaaattgtgtaattacacttgggCAACCAAATAATAATTACTATATGacaaaaaaataatgaataaccTAGTAATTATACCAATTCCAAATAcgaggtggctttccaaacagagcCTTACATTTTTGCTGGTAGTTATAATTTATGTGTCTCCTCAAGAAGTTTGGGACATGTAGCCAGAGACTCTGCTGTTGAAGATACTGTTATGGAAGTGTTAGCTGGCTTCCGATCGAGGGTTCCCTTACCAACATCCAAGAGCAGAAATTTCAAGATTAGAGGTGGAGCAAGCTTCAATCTTGATAATGATTTCCAGGCCGCCATTCAACGAGCTTCACTTCGTCTCCGTGAGTCTCACTCTCCAGGTACACGCATACCCTTTTTCCCCTTTACATTTTTGCCAAGTAGAAATGGCCCAAACCCCTCAACACATGCTTGCGCTTGCGGGGTTTTCTAATTGACTTCAGCATATTCATATAATTTGGCATGTGAAAGTATACTTGATAGATAGTTGATTCGATCACTTTTCCCAgaaggcggattcaggatttggaCTCTTGTTTCGGGATCCCACTGAACTTTGTTCAAAATCTAAGATTTCTTCACACATATTATGTGCCAAAGCTATTGAGTGGGGGTGAACCTACAGAACCCAAACCTTACCTTGTACATCCGCCCCTGTTCCAGTGCTTGTAAATCAGAGAATCTGAAATAATTAGGTCACTTGCCAATTGCCAACTATGATGAAGCACGCCAAGCGAAAAAGGTGCTACATTAAGAAAATTGGATTGATCTTGATTGCAAAGTGACAGTGTGATAATTCTGAATCAAGTTTTAGGAAAAGTAGCATCAATTCAGCAATCTTTCTTGGCTGGCATATTTAGGGGATCTACTTTCTGGTCTTAATCGTCTTATACAGTGAGGTTCTGTTATCTTCAACTAGAATTAATAACTCTTGTACCTGCATAGCTTATTTGTTTAAGTCAGCCGTAAGATATTTTTTATGCATATAGCTTAATGCATTCCAAATTGAGTGTCTCCAAATCCTGATTATTTTTGTTCATAACTTGTTATATTATGCACAAGTTATTTTTTGAAGGATGTGTATCTCTTGCTTTTGCAGACCCTCTCCTTATCGACCCATATGTTGGCTGCCTTCTTCCTTCGAATAGTCTGGAAGATATGGATCAACAGCTGCATCCCTACTGTCTTGCAACTAAGTTTATTGATGACAAGTTGCTTGAAACAATGCGATCTACTGATGGACTGAAACAGGTATGAAACCAATACTAACAAGGATCTAATTGACAGTTTCTACAGCTTCTTTGAGTTAGATGGGCAGTATTCTACATACATACCACAGGTTGTTTTGTTAACAGATGGGCTGGATACGCGACCTTACAGGCTCAATTGGCCAACATCAACCTTAATCTTTGACATATGCCCCGAGAAAGTATTTAGAGGAGCAGTTCAGAAGCTTCAAGGTTTTAACATCCTTCTcctttttgtgtgtgtgtttctGGCCCTTATTTTTTGCATAGTTTGCGCGGACAAGTAAGTAGAGGAACCAATGCACGACCTACACCACTCTGCATGTCCTCTCAATTTCTATTTATGagattccttttttcttttttgaatcaAACAACAGATAATGGTTTCCTCCATTTTACCTTTCAAAGCTGCCATCTTTTGGTGGCTGAAGATGTTTGGATCTTTTGATATGGAGGCTCTCTATTTTGAAACAATGATCTATTTCTTTCATTCCACAGGCATCAAAAGAGACATAGTTAGCTATAATTGTTTCTGAGCTTAGTGAATTCTTGATTAGACTTCCATGCTTTTTTAGATGATATCTGTGACTTGTATTATGGTTGTATTTGAAGAGGAAGGTTTTTCTTCCTAGATTTTCCTTCAACCATTTTATCTTTATTCCTATGTGTTGGTTTGATGAGCACATGAAGCATATCCTAATGATACTGCTGTGGATAACATAGATGCTGGGGCTAAGATTCCAAGAGGATGCCTGTCTTTTCATGTCCCATCAGAGTCTTTTGACAAAGAAAATATACTGCGCAGTAAAGGATTCAGCGGTACAAGACCAAGTATATGGGCTTTTCAGGTGAATAAATGGTTTCTGGGTATTCTTTTAACCTTCTATGAAGTATGAATTCATTTATGGTGCTTACAGAATTAGAGTTTTACCCCTGCTAATGCTTTATCCATACAAACTCCGTAAAAGAGGAGCTTTACGCACCTTGCATCCACCAGAAAAGACAATAGAAAGAAGGAAAGCAAAGAGCTTGGGTTGCAAGTCGTAGAGTGATTGTAAATTTCGGATTAGCGAAGGAGTGTAATAGGCAGAAAGGGCTACTAGAGCTATATACTTTGAGAACGAGTAGAATACCTAAACAGTGAGCTAGCTTCTTCCTTGAGTACAGCGGTTTTTATGCTTCCATCTTTCTATTCCAATATTGTATCAAACGTCTAGTTAATGGTGAAAATTGTTTCCATCTTTGGCTTTATTTGTCCTGGCTACTGGCTTCACTGAAATATAATCACAATATGCACGTTTCCCACTCATCTGGCGCCCCTCTCCTTTTCTCAACCAATGTATTTGGAGCTCACCCATATACTGAAAGAGGACGTATGTTGGCATCTGCTGCATGTAATAGCTGTTGCTGTAGTTCAGATTCCTAAATGTCACTATTATTGGCAGCATCATGACAGATCATCTTGCACTTATAGAAGGTCACCTTGTGTTCAAAGTGCCACTTTCATCCTCATTGAGGGCTGAACTTGCTATATGTTGAATGGGAAATAGTGTACAATTGATGTGGAATTCTGATGTATAGAGTATCTTATCAGTAACAAGAGGACCTCATTTGTAGGGATTACCTGTTGTGAACTTGGCAAGTTTTAAAGATATCTTGTCCATTGTCAGTAATTTAGCCATGAAGGGATGTCTTTTCTTGGGGGAACTTCCTGTTTGGCTGGCTGAAACTGAAGTTGGAGACCAGGTTGGTGATCTTGTAAATCGAGCAGACGGTTATTTGTTCAATTAAATCACTACAGCATCCTCAAAAAATTAGGACAATCTAATTCTTGGTTTGTGTTCAGTCTGCCACAAAGGAGTGGCTTGACGATCTCTTTATGAGCTATGGTTTTCGGGTGAAGATGATTGAATATGACGAAGTTGCACGAAGCGTCAGCAAAGATTCTGCAAGAAGAGCATCAGGAGTCGACACGAGCATCCTTTTTGTTGCAGAGCATCTACGTTTCTCTGATGATCAGGTAGATTTACTATACTCTTCATCAACAGGTAGATTTACTATACTGGTATAGTTTTGTCCAAATGTATTCTCTTTCTTTTGAGATCCCTAGCATCTGAACATATTAGTATCCTAACAGATGGAAACCTGGAGGACAGAATTTCAGAGAATAGAGGAAGAAGGGGATGAAGAAGGCTTTGAGGAGCTCTAGGGTAGTTGCAGAGTTTGTTCCTTGGGGATCAGTATTTAACTCTGTTTTTGAATACTATTCCAAGTATGTTTTCCTTTAGGGTTATGGCAGTTGGATGTTCAATTTTTTTCTGAACTTTCTGTTTAAAGATTATCAGGTCAACCAAGTAGCAAATGTAAATCACGATTTTCTCAGATCCAAAATTCTAGCATTTATCTGTCATTGTTAAACAACCAATGCTAACATGATGTTGCCATATTGCATACAAAAGCTTTAAAAATGCAAGAGTAGGCATTAATTCCTGTTGGTTTTACCATGAGGCTggaaaaataaagtaacagcgaCCAGCAAACAAATGTGGCATTTCTCAGGAGCAAAAAGGCATGTGTCCTAGGCAAACGAACAAAAACAAATCACAGTTCGTTTCTGCTTCTATTTATTTGGCGTTTGGCCATGCGATTTGGAATACAAtataagaaattcaaattgcaagtccaaacaaaatttcaacttcaacatAATTTCAAATCACTGATTTATTTGAAATCATACGCAAACGGGCCCTTAGATCTGCAAGCTTGCTTAGAGGTAGGCTTTCCCTTACCAAAGACGGAGCCACATCCTACTTTGAGAACCTTTTG
Encoded here:
- the LOC132608688 gene encoding O-methyltransferase 1, chloroplastic, with translation MEVLAGFRSRVPLPTSKSRNFKIRGGASFNLDNDFQAAIQRASLRLRESHSPDPLLIDPYVGCLLPSNSLEDMDQQLHPYCLATKFIDDKLLETMRSTDGLKQVVLLTDGLDTRPYRLNWPTSTLIFDICPEKVFRGAVQKLQDAGAKIPRGCLSFHVPSESFDKENILRSKGFSGTRPSIWAFQGLPVVNLASFKDILSIVSNLAMKGCLFLGELPVWLAETEVGDQSATKEWLDDLFMSYGFRVKMIEYDEVARSVSKDSARRASGVDTSILFVAEHLRFSDDQMETWRTEFQRIEEEGDEEGFEEL